Proteins from a genomic interval of Lolium perenne isolate Kyuss_39 chromosome 1, Kyuss_2.0, whole genome shotgun sequence:
- the LOC139831088 gene encoding uncharacterized protein isoform X2, producing MHPAGAAAAGGAVRGVRAVARANIILGLAMAAMALVTATINPGDFHAQIIEQAAPATAPGAQGCAAATEAEALGLRGAALDLVLMGVVQAVLAAAADVAVAGSLRRLGRCVAALAHLTGALNTGLLCYVVNRAAVVTMGNCVTDLSNDVAFAASGKQRRKLRRAGRRPARIGGPEWTR from the exons ATGCATCCGGCCGGTGCGGCGGCTGCAGGTGGTGCGGTGAGGGGCGTGCGCGCGGTGGCGAGGGCCAACATCATCCTCGGCTTGGCCATGGCCGCCATGGCTCTCGTCACCGCCACCATCAACCCCGGCGACTTCCACGCACAG ATCATCGAGCAagcggcgccggcgacggcgccCGGGGCGCAGGGATGCGCGGCGGCGACTGAGGCGGAGGCGCTGGGCCTGCGCGGGGCAGCTCTGGACCTGGTGCTCATGGGGGTGGTGCAGGCGGTGCTCGCCGCGGCGGCCGACGTGGCCGTAGCGGGATCCCTCCGCAGGCTGGGCCGGTGCGTCGCCGCCCTAGCGCACCTCACCGGGGCACTCAACACCGGCCTCCTCTGCTACGTCGTCAACCGGGCTGCGGTCGTCACCATGGGGAACTGTGTCACGGACCTATCTAATGACGTTGCATTTGCAGCTTCAGGCAAGCAGCGTCGGAAATTACGAAGGGCAGGGAGGAGGCCAGCAAGGATTGGTGGGCCTGAGTGGACACGCTGA